The Syngnathus typhle isolate RoL2023-S1 ecotype Sweden linkage group LG16, RoL_Styp_1.0, whole genome shotgun sequence genome includes a region encoding these proteins:
- the prkcha gene encoding protein kinase C eta type isoform X2 has protein sequence MKFYGHIQLRIGEALDLKPTTFSRRHSKIFMKSASTTLDPYIVLKVDDVKVGQTHTKQKTNSPTYNEDFSFSVQDGQHVELAVFNDTPIGYDDFVANCTIRFGDLTKTANTGEFFEGWKDLEPEGSIYILIKLNGSYIDDEAIVEVKNHQEFTRKRQAAVRRKVHQVNGHKFMATYLRQPTFCFHCKNFIWGVFGKQGYQCQVCTCVVHKRCHEHVVTTCPRMKRSESVSPGFSINVPHQFRIHNYKSPAFCNHCGSLLYGIIRQGLQCKICKINVHVRCENNVAQNCGVDTVQLAKKLEEMGIHAAELAERNIQRFSSSKVKEPAERRKSVRNQPEIPQYGISDFTFLQVLGKGSFGKVMLARLNNKDRVFAVKVLKKDIILQDDDVECTMTEKRVLSLATFHPFLTKLYCCFQTQDHLFFVMEFVNGGDLMFHIQKSRRFDENRACFYTAEITSALMFLHGKGIIYRDLKLDNVLLDKDGHCKLADFGMCKEGIYEGVGARTFCGTPDYIAPEILQEIVYGASVDWWALGVLLYEMLQGHAPFEAENEDELFEAILKKEVTYAPWLSAESVAILKAFLTKNPDKRLGCVQSEGGEIAVTSHAFFRNISWEMLNRRAIEPPFKPKIKTPEDVNNFDPDFTREEPTLTPIDDSPMSNVNQDEFEDFSYTSPELLED, from the exons ATGAAGTTTTACGGCCACATCCAGCTCCGAATCGGGGAGGCGCTGGACCTGAAACCGACCACATTTTCCCGGCGTCACTCCAAGATTTTCATGAAAAGCGCTTCGACCACATTGGACCCATACATTGTCCTCAAGGTGGACGATGTCAAAGTGGGTCAAACTCACACCAAACAGAAAACCAATTCGCCGACGTACAATGAGGACTTTTCCTTCTCCGTGCAAGACGGACAACACGTCGAACTTGCTGTCTTCAATGATACACCGATCGGATACGATGACTTTGTGGCCAACTGCACCATCCGCTTTGGGGACCTCACGAAGACAGCCAACACGGGCGAGTTCTTCGAGGGATGG AAGGACTTGGAACCCGAAGGCAGCATTTACATCCTTATTAAGCTTAACGGATCTTACATAGATG ACGAGGCCATCGTGGAGGTAAAAAATCACCAGGAGTTTACCAGGAAGCGTCAGGCGGCTGTAAGGCGGAAAGTCCATCAGGTCAACGGGCACAAGTTCATGGCCACTTACCTTCGCCAGCCCACCTTCTGTTTTCACTGCAAAAACTTCATCTG GGGTGTTTTTGGAAAGCAGGGCTACCAGTGCCAAG TATGTACATGTGTGGTTCACAAACGCTGCCACGAACATGTTGTCACCACATGTCCACGCATGAAGCGGTCAGAG TCTGTAAGCCCGGGCTTCAGCATCAACGTCCCTCACCAATTCAGGATCCACAACTACAAGTCACCTGCTTTCTGCAACCATTGCGGATCGTTACTGTATGGAATTATCCGGCAGGGCCTTCAATGCAAAA TCTGTAAAATAAATGTTCACGTTCGATGCGAAAACAACGTTGCGCAGAATTGCGGCGTCGACACTGTGCAACTGGCCAAAAAGCTGGAAGAGATGGGCATACATGCTGCAGAACTCGCCGAAAGAAACATCCAAAGA TTCAGTTCAAGTAAAGTCAAAGAGCCTGCCGAAAGGAGGAAGAGTGTGAGAAATCAACCAGAGATCCCTCAATATGGCATTTCCGACTTCACTTTCCTTCAAGTGCTCGGCAAGGGTAGCTTCGGAAAG GTCATGCTTGCTAGACTCAACAACAAAGATCGGGTTTTCGCAGTCAAGGTGCTGAAAAAAGACATCATCTTGCAGGACGATGATGTGGAGTGTACCATGACTGAAAAGAGAGTGCTGTCACTAGCTACCTTTCACCCGTTTCTCACAAAACTATACTGCTGCTTCCAGACTCAG GACCATCTCTTCTTCGTGATGGAGTTTGTAAATGGTGGCGATCTGATGTTCCACATTCAAAAGTCCAGAAGATTTGATGAGAACCGGGCTTGTTTCTACACGGCGGAGATCACGTCGGCTCTCATGTTCCTGCATGGTAAAGGCATCATCTATCG GGATCTAAAGCTGGATAATGTTCTCCTTGACAAGGATGGCCATTGTAAACTGGCAGACTTTGGGATGTGCAAAGAAGGCATCTATGAAGGTGTCGGAGCGCGAACCTTCTGCGGTACCCCTGATTACATTGCCCCTGAG ATCCTTCAGGAGATTGTGTACGGGGCCTCCGTTGATTGGTGGGCGCTCGGGGTGCTCCTTTACGAAATGCTGCAGGGCCACGCGCCCTTTGAGGCGGAAAATGAAGACGAGCTGTTTGAGGCCATCCTCAAGAAAGAAGTTACCTATGCCCCTTGGCTCAGTGCCGAGTCAGTGGCTATCCTCAAAGCT TTCCTGACCAAAAATCCAGACAAACGCCTAGGTTGTGTGCAATCAGAGGGTGGAGAAATTGCTGTGACCAGCCATGCCTTTTTCAGAAACATTAGCTGGGAAATGCTGAATCGTAGAGCCATAGAGCCACCATTCAAGCCCAAGATA AAAACGCCAGAAGACGTCAACAACTTTGACCCGGATTTTACGAGGGAAGAGCCCACCCTCACGCCGATCGATGACTCGCCGATGTCCAACGTCAATCAGGATGAGTTTGAAGACTTTTCATACACTTCACCTGAGTTGCTGGAAGACTAA
- the prkcha gene encoding protein kinase C eta type isoform X1, which translates to MKFYGHIQLRIGEALDLKPTTFSRRHSKIFMKSASTTLDPYIVLKVDDVKVGQTHTKQKTNSPTYNEDFSFSVQDGQHVELAVFNDTPIGYDDFVANCTIRFGDLTKTANTGEFFEGWKDLEPEGSIYILIKLNGSYIDDEAIVEVKNHQEFTRKRQAAVRRKVHQVNGHKFMATYLRQPTFCFHCKNFIWGVFGKQGYQCQVCTCVVHKRCHEHVVTTCPRMKRSESVSPGFSINVPHQFRIHNYKSPAFCNHCGSLLYGIIRQGLQCKICKINVHVRCENNVAQNCGVDTVQLAKKLEEMGIHAAELAERNIQRVCPFSKSINQIFCFTVVSFSSSLSPLQFSSSKVKEPAERRKSVRNQPEIPQYGISDFTFLQVLGKGSFGKVMLARLNNKDRVFAVKVLKKDIILQDDDVECTMTEKRVLSLATFHPFLTKLYCCFQTQDHLFFVMEFVNGGDLMFHIQKSRRFDENRACFYTAEITSALMFLHGKGIIYRDLKLDNVLLDKDGHCKLADFGMCKEGIYEGVGARTFCGTPDYIAPEILQEIVYGASVDWWALGVLLYEMLQGHAPFEAENEDELFEAILKKEVTYAPWLSAESVAILKAFLTKNPDKRLGCVQSEGGEIAVTSHAFFRNISWEMLNRRAIEPPFKPKIKTPEDVNNFDPDFTREEPTLTPIDDSPMSNVNQDEFEDFSYTSPELLED; encoded by the exons ATGAAGTTTTACGGCCACATCCAGCTCCGAATCGGGGAGGCGCTGGACCTGAAACCGACCACATTTTCCCGGCGTCACTCCAAGATTTTCATGAAAAGCGCTTCGACCACATTGGACCCATACATTGTCCTCAAGGTGGACGATGTCAAAGTGGGTCAAACTCACACCAAACAGAAAACCAATTCGCCGACGTACAATGAGGACTTTTCCTTCTCCGTGCAAGACGGACAACACGTCGAACTTGCTGTCTTCAATGATACACCGATCGGATACGATGACTTTGTGGCCAACTGCACCATCCGCTTTGGGGACCTCACGAAGACAGCCAACACGGGCGAGTTCTTCGAGGGATGG AAGGACTTGGAACCCGAAGGCAGCATTTACATCCTTATTAAGCTTAACGGATCTTACATAGATG ACGAGGCCATCGTGGAGGTAAAAAATCACCAGGAGTTTACCAGGAAGCGTCAGGCGGCTGTAAGGCGGAAAGTCCATCAGGTCAACGGGCACAAGTTCATGGCCACTTACCTTCGCCAGCCCACCTTCTGTTTTCACTGCAAAAACTTCATCTG GGGTGTTTTTGGAAAGCAGGGCTACCAGTGCCAAG TATGTACATGTGTGGTTCACAAACGCTGCCACGAACATGTTGTCACCACATGTCCACGCATGAAGCGGTCAGAG TCTGTAAGCCCGGGCTTCAGCATCAACGTCCCTCACCAATTCAGGATCCACAACTACAAGTCACCTGCTTTCTGCAACCATTGCGGATCGTTACTGTATGGAATTATCCGGCAGGGCCTTCAATGCAAAA TCTGTAAAATAAATGTTCACGTTCGATGCGAAAACAACGTTGCGCAGAATTGCGGCGTCGACACTGTGCAACTGGCCAAAAAGCTGGAAGAGATGGGCATACATGCTGCAGAACTCGCCGAAAGAAACATCCAAAGAGTATGTCCATTTTCTAAATCCATTAACCAGATATTCTGCTTCACCGTAGTgagtttttcttcttccctttcGCCTTTACAGTTCAGTTCAAGTAAAGTCAAAGAGCCTGCCGAAAGGAGGAAGAGTGTGAGAAATCAACCAGAGATCCCTCAATATGGCATTTCCGACTTCACTTTCCTTCAAGTGCTCGGCAAGGGTAGCTTCGGAAAG GTCATGCTTGCTAGACTCAACAACAAAGATCGGGTTTTCGCAGTCAAGGTGCTGAAAAAAGACATCATCTTGCAGGACGATGATGTGGAGTGTACCATGACTGAAAAGAGAGTGCTGTCACTAGCTACCTTTCACCCGTTTCTCACAAAACTATACTGCTGCTTCCAGACTCAG GACCATCTCTTCTTCGTGATGGAGTTTGTAAATGGTGGCGATCTGATGTTCCACATTCAAAAGTCCAGAAGATTTGATGAGAACCGGGCTTGTTTCTACACGGCGGAGATCACGTCGGCTCTCATGTTCCTGCATGGTAAAGGCATCATCTATCG GGATCTAAAGCTGGATAATGTTCTCCTTGACAAGGATGGCCATTGTAAACTGGCAGACTTTGGGATGTGCAAAGAAGGCATCTATGAAGGTGTCGGAGCGCGAACCTTCTGCGGTACCCCTGATTACATTGCCCCTGAG ATCCTTCAGGAGATTGTGTACGGGGCCTCCGTTGATTGGTGGGCGCTCGGGGTGCTCCTTTACGAAATGCTGCAGGGCCACGCGCCCTTTGAGGCGGAAAATGAAGACGAGCTGTTTGAGGCCATCCTCAAGAAAGAAGTTACCTATGCCCCTTGGCTCAGTGCCGAGTCAGTGGCTATCCTCAAAGCT TTCCTGACCAAAAATCCAGACAAACGCCTAGGTTGTGTGCAATCAGAGGGTGGAGAAATTGCTGTGACCAGCCATGCCTTTTTCAGAAACATTAGCTGGGAAATGCTGAATCGTAGAGCCATAGAGCCACCATTCAAGCCCAAGATA AAAACGCCAGAAGACGTCAACAACTTTGACCCGGATTTTACGAGGGAAGAGCCCACCCTCACGCCGATCGATGACTCGCCGATGTCCAACGTCAATCAGGATGAGTTTGAAGACTTTTCATACACTTCACCTGAGTTGCTGGAAGACTAA
- the hif1aa gene encoding hypoxia inducible factor 1 subunit alpha a, giving the protein MDTGIVPEKKRVSSERRKEKSRDAARCRRGKESEVFYELAEQLPLPHSVSAGLDKASVMRLTISYLRMRKLLDTVDPNPEEESELDTQLNGSYLKALEGFLMVLSEDGDMIYLSENVNKCLGLAQFDLTGHSVFDFTHPCDQDELREMLVHRTGSKKTKEPNTERSFFLRMKCTLTSRGRTVNVKSATWKVLHCSGQVRSHSGLTDQTAKDHKEPPLPYLVLICDPIPHPSNIEVPLDAKTFLSRHTMDMKFTYCDERITELMGYDPEDLLDRSVYDYYHALDSDHLTKTHHNLFAKGQVSTGQYRMLAKRGGFVWVETQATVIYNNKNSQPQCVVCVNFVLSGVQEEKLILSLEQTEDVKPVKEEKKDEEKVVQSCPLENSPTLPKKETGAEKAPELDVIKLFTQTLEPKPATSLYEQLKGEPEALTLLAPAAGGAIISLDFSCPDSDIQLLKDVPLYNDVMLPATGEKLLLPLSPLPPSEPLGVDVTEKSPNYAGPVSTSTASNSTVEVPPPPDFSLTMDSDISDFKLDLVEKLFAIDTQPKTPLATQAMEDLDLEMLAPYIPMDDDFQLRSVSPEQPLSCGPVESLESSPVHVTQDLHNYLGLPLSTPGSGAASPAPPDPIAVHPSFPSPIMRTPQLDKEVSLRTLAAQNAQRKRKLDDIRELVGQGTLPKENMKEGKKLKAELGTTQTIFLLPSDLASCLLGSTSEATRSLFNLPQLTRYDCEVNAPLQGRQYLLQGEELLRALDHVN; this is encoded by the exons ATGGACACGGGAATTGTACCTGAAAAGAAAAG GGTGAGCTCGGAGCGAAGGAAGGAGAAGTCAAGGGATGCGGCGCGATGTCGTCGCGGGAAGGAGTCCGAAGTGTTTTACGAGCTCGCCGAGCAGCTGCCGTTGCCTCACAGCGTCAGCGCCGGCCTCGACAAGGCCTCTGTCATGAGGCTCACCATCAGCTACCTGCGCATGAGGAAACTCCTCGACACTG TTGATCCGAATCCAGAGGAGGAGAGCGAGTTGGACACACAGCTGAATGGCTCCTACTTAAAAGCTCTGGAGGGCTTTTTAATGGTGCTGTCAGAAGACGGCGATATGATTTATCTCTCCGAGAATGTTAACAAGTGCCTCGGCCTGGCACAG TTTGACCTGACTGGGCACAGCGTGTTTGATTTCACACACCCCTGTGACCAGGACGAGCTGAGGGAAATGCTGGTCCACAGAACAG gctccaaaaagacaaaggaaccaAACACAGAGCGAAGCTTCTTCCTTCGAATGAAGTGCACGCTCACCAGCCGGGGTCGCACGGTCAATGTCAAGTCTGCCACTTGGAAG GTGCTCCACTGCTCTGGACAAGTGCGTTCACACAGCGGCCTCACCGATCAGACTGCCAAGGACCACAAGGAACCACCGCTTCCCTATTTGGTGCTGATCTGTGACCCTATTCCACACCCTTCCAACATTGAGGTCCCTCTGGATGCCAAGACGTTTCTCAGCCGCCACACAATGGATATGAAGTTCACATATTGTGATGAGAG AATCACAGAGCTTATGGGATATGATCCAGAAGACTTGTTAGATCGTTCTGTGTACGACTACTATCACGCACTGGACTCGGACCACCTCACTAAAACGCATCACAACT TGTTTGCAAAGGGCCAGGTCAGCACGGGCCAATACCGGATGCTGGCCAAGAGAGGAGGTTTTGTGTGGGTGGAGACACAAGCAACTGTCATCTACAATAACAAGAACTCGCAACCACAATGTGTGGTCTGTGTCAACTTCGTCCTCAG TGGGGTCCAGGAGGAGAAACTGATCTTGTCTCTGGAGCAGACGGAAGACGTTAAGCCTgtgaaggaggaaaagaaagACGAAGAAAAAGTTGTGCAGAGCTGCCCACTAGAGAACTCCCCAACTCTGCCGAAGAAGGAGACTGGGGCAGAGAAGGCCCCAGAGCTGGATGTGATCAAGTTGTTTACACAAACACTTGAGCCAAAGCCAGCGACCAGTCTGTACGAGCAGCTGAAGGGAGAACCGGAGGCCCTGACTCTGTTGGCCCCAGCAGCCGGAGGCGCCATCATCTCCTTGGACTTCAGTTGCCCCG ATTCCGACATCCAGCTGCTGAAAGACGTACCTCTCTACAATGACGTGATGCTTCCTGCCACCGGCGAAAAGCTGCTACTGCCTCTTTCTCCTCTGCCACCCAGCGAGCCCCTCGGTGTCGACGTCACTGAGAAAAGTCCCAACTATGCCGGACCTGTGTCCACGTCGACGGCCAGTAACAGCACAGTAGAG GTGCCTCCTCCTCCAGACTTTAGCTTAACCATGGACTCGGACATCTCAGACTTTAAATTGGACTTGGTGGAGAAGCTGTTTGCCATTGACACACAACCCAAGACCCCCCTTGCTACACAG GCAATGGAAGACTTGGACCTGGAGATGCTGGCTCCCTACATCCCCATGGATGATGACTTCCAGCTGCGTAGTGTGAGCCCCGAACAGCCTCTGTCTTGTGGACCTGTGGAGTCCCTGGAGAGCTCGCCTGTCCACGTCACGCAGGATCTCCATAACTATCTCGGCCTGCCCTTGAGCACGCCAGGCAGTGGCGCCGCGTCCCCGGCACCACCTGACCCAATCGCTGTCCACCCCTCTTTCCCCAGCCCCATTATGAG AACGCCACAGTTGGACAAAGAGGTGTCCCTCCGCACTCTGGCAGCTCAAAATGCACAGCGCAAAAGAAAACTGGACGACATACGAGAGCTGGTTGGCCAG ggAACTTTGCCTAAGGAAAAtatgaaagaaggaaagaaactGAAGGCAGAGTTGGGCACAACCCAAACTATATTTCTTCTGCCTTCAG ATTTGGCGAGTTGCCTGTTAGGCAGCACATCAGAGGCCACCAGGTCCCTCTTCAACTTGCCGCAGCTCACGCGCTACGACTGCGAAGTCAACGCTCCCTTACAGGGTCGCCAGTATCTGCTGCAGGGGGAGGAGCTTCTGCGCGCCTTGGACCATGTCAACTGA